A genomic window from Vanessa tameamea isolate UH-Manoa-2023 chromosome 7, ilVanTame1 primary haplotype, whole genome shotgun sequence includes:
- the Tmod gene encoding tropomodulin-1 isoform X5, whose translation MTTPAKLYGRELSTYDEVDVDELLAKLSQEELTMLAKEVDPDDNFLPPSQRNNYACEKDPTGPLNRKKLIEHINKQALETPDRPEVKPFVPGVIRGKKWIPPPPPEKVRDAEEQITIDLGDEYEQALGTASQEEIIDLAAILGFHSMMNQDQYHASLLNKGQPVGLGWDGITKATKQKVYPMDPPNDVDPDKSIDRVKENDQTFLDLNWNNIKNISDEKFEKLFEALKTNTHLEVVSLVNVGLNDRTAALLADALQANTSLRVVNVETNFISPAGVVQLVRALLATTCVEEFRASNQRSQVLGNKTEMEITRLVEQNPTLLRLGLHLEYSDARHRVASHLQRNIDRNCRLQKRASVSLSLRLPRGRPPAVGVDSSLLDFSLTPPSADTLTPTSDRRVLDKPIVGTDSLSDDKSLAGAQKGNFVMAEPPDINPEPHSTPTTPEPEWRLEL comes from the exons ATGACGACACCGGCCAAATTGTATGGACGCGAGTTGTCCACATACGATGAGGTTGACGTCGACGAACTTCTAGCTAAATTGTCACAGGAAGAGCTTACTATGCTTGCCAAGGAGGTTGACCCAGac GACAACTTTCTCCCTCCCTCGCAACGAAATAACTACGCGTGCGAGAAGGACCCAACGGGTCCTCTCAATCGGAAGAAATTAATTGAACACATAAACAAACAAGCATTAGAGACACCAGATCGACCTGAAGTAAAACCATTTGTGCCAGGGGTTATACGTGGTAAAAAg TGGATCCCGCCGCCACCGCCGGAGAAAGTTCGAGACGCGGAAGAACAAATTACCATCGACCTCGGCGACGAATACGAACAAGCGCTCGGCACCGCCTCCCAGGAGGAAATCATCGATCTCGCTG CTATTCTCGGCTTCCACTCCATGATGAATCAGGACCAATACCACGCGTCGCTGTTGAACAAAGGTCAGCCTGTCGGCCTCGGTTGGGATGGAATCACCAAAGCTACAAAACAAAAG GTATATCCTATGGATCCTCCTAACGACGTAGATCCAGATAAAAGTATCGACAGAGTGAAAGAAAACGACCAGACGTTCCTTGATCTCAATTGGAATAACATTAAG AACATAAGCGACGAGAAGTTCGAGAAGCTGTTCGAGGCGCTGAAGACGAACACGCACCTGGAGGTGGTGTCGCTGGTCAACGTGGGGCTCAACGACCGCACGGCGGCGCTGCTGGCCGACGCGCTGCAGGCCAACACGTCGCTGCGCGTCGTCAACGTCGAGACCAACTTCATCAGCCCCGCCGGCGTCGTGCAGCTCGTGCGCGCGCTGCTCGCCACCACCTGCGTCGAGGAGTTCCGCGCCTCCAACCAG CGGTCGCAAGTGCTGGGCAACAAGACGGAGATGGAGATCACGCGGCTGGTGGAGCAGAACCCCACGCTGCTGCGGCTCGGCCTGCACCTCGAGTACAGCGACGCGCGCCACCGGGTCGCCTCGCACCTGCAGCGCAACATCGACAGAA ATTGCCGTTTGCAAAAGCGAGCGAGCGTGTCTCTAAGCTTGCGCCTGCCGCGCGGGCGGCCGCCGGCGGTGGGCGTGGACAGTAGCCTCCTCGACTTCAGCCTCACGCCGCCCAGCGCCGACACGCTGACGCCCACGAGCGACAGGAGAGTCCTCGACAAGCCGATTGTCGGGACGGATTCGTTATCCGATGACAAATCGCTCGCGGGAGCCCAGAAAGGAAATTTCGTCATGGCGGAGCCGCCAGATATTAACCCAGAGCCCCACTC TACGCCAACAACGCCGGAGCCAGAGTGGCGCTTAGAGTTGTAA
- the Tmod gene encoding tropomodulin-1 isoform X2 — translation MTEFFGAWSGNNDDVEEIEESVETVETFTTTTSKTRRKATIPETSSTTKTTTMTTPAKLYGRELSTYDEVDVDELLAKLSQEELTMLAKEVDPDDNFLPPSQRNNYACEKDPTGPLNRKKLIEHINKQALETPDRPEVKPFVPGVIRGKKWIPPPPPEKVRDAEEQITIDLGDEYEQALGTASQEEIIDLAAILGFHSMMNQDQYHASLLNKGQPVGLGWDGITKATKQKVYPMDPPNDVDPDKSIDRVKENDQTFLDLNWNNIKNISDEKFEKLFEALKTNTHLEVVSLVNVGLNDRTAALLADALQANTSLRVVNVETNFISPAGVVQLVRALLATTCVEEFRASNQRSQVLGNKTEMEITRLVEQNPTLLRLGLHLEYSDARHRVASHLQRNIDRNCRLQKRASVSLSLRLPRGRPPAVGVDSSLLDFSLTPPSADTLTPTSDRRVLDKPIVGTDSLSDDKSLAGAQKGNFVMAEPPDINPEPHSREGSVEPNDNM, via the exons atgacGGAATTTTTCGGTGCCTGGAGCGGCAACAACGACGATGTCGAAGAGATCGAGGAATCAGTGGAAACTGTCGAAACATTTACGACAACCACATCGAAGACGAGGAGAAAAGCGACTATTCCAGAA ACGTCGTCAACGACGAAGACGACAACAATGACGACACCGGCCAAATTGTATGGACGCGAGTTGTCCACATACGATGAGGTTGACGTCGACGAACTTCTAGCTAAATTGTCACAGGAAGAGCTTACTATGCTTGCCAAGGAGGTTGACCCAGac GACAACTTTCTCCCTCCCTCGCAACGAAATAACTACGCGTGCGAGAAGGACCCAACGGGTCCTCTCAATCGGAAGAAATTAATTGAACACATAAACAAACAAGCATTAGAGACACCAGATCGACCTGAAGTAAAACCATTTGTGCCAGGGGTTATACGTGGTAAAAAg TGGATCCCGCCGCCACCGCCGGAGAAAGTTCGAGACGCGGAAGAACAAATTACCATCGACCTCGGCGACGAATACGAACAAGCGCTCGGCACCGCCTCCCAGGAGGAAATCATCGATCTCGCTG CTATTCTCGGCTTCCACTCCATGATGAATCAGGACCAATACCACGCGTCGCTGTTGAACAAAGGTCAGCCTGTCGGCCTCGGTTGGGATGGAATCACCAAAGCTACAAAACAAAAG GTATATCCTATGGATCCTCCTAACGACGTAGATCCAGATAAAAGTATCGACAGAGTGAAAGAAAACGACCAGACGTTCCTTGATCTCAATTGGAATAACATTAAG AACATAAGCGACGAGAAGTTCGAGAAGCTGTTCGAGGCGCTGAAGACGAACACGCACCTGGAGGTGGTGTCGCTGGTCAACGTGGGGCTCAACGACCGCACGGCGGCGCTGCTGGCCGACGCGCTGCAGGCCAACACGTCGCTGCGCGTCGTCAACGTCGAGACCAACTTCATCAGCCCCGCCGGCGTCGTGCAGCTCGTGCGCGCGCTGCTCGCCACCACCTGCGTCGAGGAGTTCCGCGCCTCCAACCAG CGGTCGCAAGTGCTGGGCAACAAGACGGAGATGGAGATCACGCGGCTGGTGGAGCAGAACCCCACGCTGCTGCGGCTCGGCCTGCACCTCGAGTACAGCGACGCGCGCCACCGGGTCGCCTCGCACCTGCAGCGCAACATCGACAGAA ATTGCCGTTTGCAAAAGCGAGCGAGCGTGTCTCTAAGCTTGCGCCTGCCGCGCGGGCGGCCGCCGGCGGTGGGCGTGGACAGTAGCCTCCTCGACTTCAGCCTCACGCCGCCCAGCGCCGACACGCTGACGCCCACGAGCGACAGGAGAGTCCTCGACAAGCCGATTGTCGGGACGGATTCGTTATCCGATGACAAATCGCTCGCGGGAGCCCAGAAAGGAAATTTCGTCATGGCGGAGCCGCCAGATATTAACCCAGAGCCCCACTC caGAGAGGGGAGCGTAGAACCGAATGATAATATGTAG
- the Tmod gene encoding tropomodulin-1 isoform X3, with translation MAETIEETYETAVTRKVVRKSLKIEETSSTTKTTTMTTPAKLYGRELSTYDEVDVDELLAKLSQEELTMLAKEVDPDDNFLPPSQRNNYACEKDPTGPLNRKKLIEHINKQALETPDRPEVKPFVPGVIRGKKWIPPPPPEKVRDAEEQITIDLGDEYEQALGTASQEEIIDLAAILGFHSMMNQDQYHASLLNKGQPVGLGWDGITKATKQKVYPMDPPNDVDPDKSIDRVKENDQTFLDLNWNNIKNISDEKFEKLFEALKTNTHLEVVSLVNVGLNDRTAALLADALQANTSLRVVNVETNFISPAGVVQLVRALLATTCVEEFRASNQRSQVLGNKTEMEITRLVEQNPTLLRLGLHLEYSDARHRVASHLQRNIDRNCRLQKRASVSLSLRLPRGRPPAVGVDSSLLDFSLTPPSADTLTPTSDRRVLDKPIVGTDSLSDDKSLAGAQKGNFVMAEPPDINPEPHSTPTTPEPEWRLEL, from the exons ACGTCGTCAACGACGAAGACGACAACAATGACGACACCGGCCAAATTGTATGGACGCGAGTTGTCCACATACGATGAGGTTGACGTCGACGAACTTCTAGCTAAATTGTCACAGGAAGAGCTTACTATGCTTGCCAAGGAGGTTGACCCAGac GACAACTTTCTCCCTCCCTCGCAACGAAATAACTACGCGTGCGAGAAGGACCCAACGGGTCCTCTCAATCGGAAGAAATTAATTGAACACATAAACAAACAAGCATTAGAGACACCAGATCGACCTGAAGTAAAACCATTTGTGCCAGGGGTTATACGTGGTAAAAAg TGGATCCCGCCGCCACCGCCGGAGAAAGTTCGAGACGCGGAAGAACAAATTACCATCGACCTCGGCGACGAATACGAACAAGCGCTCGGCACCGCCTCCCAGGAGGAAATCATCGATCTCGCTG CTATTCTCGGCTTCCACTCCATGATGAATCAGGACCAATACCACGCGTCGCTGTTGAACAAAGGTCAGCCTGTCGGCCTCGGTTGGGATGGAATCACCAAAGCTACAAAACAAAAG GTATATCCTATGGATCCTCCTAACGACGTAGATCCAGATAAAAGTATCGACAGAGTGAAAGAAAACGACCAGACGTTCCTTGATCTCAATTGGAATAACATTAAG AACATAAGCGACGAGAAGTTCGAGAAGCTGTTCGAGGCGCTGAAGACGAACACGCACCTGGAGGTGGTGTCGCTGGTCAACGTGGGGCTCAACGACCGCACGGCGGCGCTGCTGGCCGACGCGCTGCAGGCCAACACGTCGCTGCGCGTCGTCAACGTCGAGACCAACTTCATCAGCCCCGCCGGCGTCGTGCAGCTCGTGCGCGCGCTGCTCGCCACCACCTGCGTCGAGGAGTTCCGCGCCTCCAACCAG CGGTCGCAAGTGCTGGGCAACAAGACGGAGATGGAGATCACGCGGCTGGTGGAGCAGAACCCCACGCTGCTGCGGCTCGGCCTGCACCTCGAGTACAGCGACGCGCGCCACCGGGTCGCCTCGCACCTGCAGCGCAACATCGACAGAA ATTGCCGTTTGCAAAAGCGAGCGAGCGTGTCTCTAAGCTTGCGCCTGCCGCGCGGGCGGCCGCCGGCGGTGGGCGTGGACAGTAGCCTCCTCGACTTCAGCCTCACGCCGCCCAGCGCCGACACGCTGACGCCCACGAGCGACAGGAGAGTCCTCGACAAGCCGATTGTCGGGACGGATTCGTTATCCGATGACAAATCGCTCGCGGGAGCCCAGAAAGGAAATTTCGTCATGGCGGAGCCGCCAGATATTAACCCAGAGCCCCACTC TACGCCAACAACGCCGGAGCCAGAGTGGCGCTTAGAGTTGTAA
- the Tmod gene encoding tropomodulin-1 isoform X4 gives MTEFFGAWSGNNDDVEEIEESVETVETFTTTTSKTRRKATIPETSSTTKTTTMTTPAKLYGRELSTYDEVDVDELLAKLSQEELTMLAKEVDPDDNFLPPSQRNNYACEKDPTGPLNRKKLIEHINKQALETPDRPEVKPFVPGVIRGKKWIPPPPPEKVRDAEEQITIDLGDEYEQALGTASQEEIIDLAAILGFHSMMNQDQYHASLLNKGQPVGLGWDGITKATKQKVYPMDPPNDVDPDKSIDRVKENDQTFLDLNWNNIKNISDEKFEKLFEALKTNTHLEVVSLVNVGLNDRTAALLADALQANTSLRVVNVETNFISPAGVVQLVRALLATTCVEEFRASNQRSQVLGNKTEMEITRLVEQNPTLLRLGLHLEYSDARHRVASHLQRNIDRIRQQRRSQSGA, from the exons atgacGGAATTTTTCGGTGCCTGGAGCGGCAACAACGACGATGTCGAAGAGATCGAGGAATCAGTGGAAACTGTCGAAACATTTACGACAACCACATCGAAGACGAGGAGAAAAGCGACTATTCCAGAA ACGTCGTCAACGACGAAGACGACAACAATGACGACACCGGCCAAATTGTATGGACGCGAGTTGTCCACATACGATGAGGTTGACGTCGACGAACTTCTAGCTAAATTGTCACAGGAAGAGCTTACTATGCTTGCCAAGGAGGTTGACCCAGac GACAACTTTCTCCCTCCCTCGCAACGAAATAACTACGCGTGCGAGAAGGACCCAACGGGTCCTCTCAATCGGAAGAAATTAATTGAACACATAAACAAACAAGCATTAGAGACACCAGATCGACCTGAAGTAAAACCATTTGTGCCAGGGGTTATACGTGGTAAAAAg TGGATCCCGCCGCCACCGCCGGAGAAAGTTCGAGACGCGGAAGAACAAATTACCATCGACCTCGGCGACGAATACGAACAAGCGCTCGGCACCGCCTCCCAGGAGGAAATCATCGATCTCGCTG CTATTCTCGGCTTCCACTCCATGATGAATCAGGACCAATACCACGCGTCGCTGTTGAACAAAGGTCAGCCTGTCGGCCTCGGTTGGGATGGAATCACCAAAGCTACAAAACAAAAG GTATATCCTATGGATCCTCCTAACGACGTAGATCCAGATAAAAGTATCGACAGAGTGAAAGAAAACGACCAGACGTTCCTTGATCTCAATTGGAATAACATTAAG AACATAAGCGACGAGAAGTTCGAGAAGCTGTTCGAGGCGCTGAAGACGAACACGCACCTGGAGGTGGTGTCGCTGGTCAACGTGGGGCTCAACGACCGCACGGCGGCGCTGCTGGCCGACGCGCTGCAGGCCAACACGTCGCTGCGCGTCGTCAACGTCGAGACCAACTTCATCAGCCCCGCCGGCGTCGTGCAGCTCGTGCGCGCGCTGCTCGCCACCACCTGCGTCGAGGAGTTCCGCGCCTCCAACCAG CGGTCGCAAGTGCTGGGCAACAAGACGGAGATGGAGATCACGCGGCTGGTGGAGCAGAACCCCACGCTGCTGCGGCTCGGCCTGCACCTCGAGTACAGCGACGCGCGCCACCGGGTCGCCTCGCACCTGCAGCGCAACATCGACAGAA TACGCCAACAACGCCGGAGCCAGAGTGGCGCTTAG
- the Tmod gene encoding tropomodulin-1 isoform X1 yields the protein MTEFFGAWSGNNDDVEEIEESVETVETFTTTTSKTRRKATIPETSSTTKTTTMTTPAKLYGRELSTYDEVDVDELLAKLSQEELTMLAKEVDPDDNFLPPSQRNNYACEKDPTGPLNRKKLIEHINKQALETPDRPEVKPFVPGVIRGKKWIPPPPPEKVRDAEEQITIDLGDEYEQALGTASQEEIIDLAAILGFHSMMNQDQYHASLLNKGQPVGLGWDGITKATKQKVYPMDPPNDVDPDKSIDRVKENDQTFLDLNWNNIKNISDEKFEKLFEALKTNTHLEVVSLVNVGLNDRTAALLADALQANTSLRVVNVETNFISPAGVVQLVRALLATTCVEEFRASNQRSQVLGNKTEMEITRLVEQNPTLLRLGLHLEYSDARHRVASHLQRNIDRNCRLQKRASVSLSLRLPRGRPPAVGVDSSLLDFSLTPPSADTLTPTSDRRVLDKPIVGTDSLSDDKSLAGAQKGNFVMAEPPDINPEPHSTPTTPEPEWRLEL from the exons atgacGGAATTTTTCGGTGCCTGGAGCGGCAACAACGACGATGTCGAAGAGATCGAGGAATCAGTGGAAACTGTCGAAACATTTACGACAACCACATCGAAGACGAGGAGAAAAGCGACTATTCCAGAA ACGTCGTCAACGACGAAGACGACAACAATGACGACACCGGCCAAATTGTATGGACGCGAGTTGTCCACATACGATGAGGTTGACGTCGACGAACTTCTAGCTAAATTGTCACAGGAAGAGCTTACTATGCTTGCCAAGGAGGTTGACCCAGac GACAACTTTCTCCCTCCCTCGCAACGAAATAACTACGCGTGCGAGAAGGACCCAACGGGTCCTCTCAATCGGAAGAAATTAATTGAACACATAAACAAACAAGCATTAGAGACACCAGATCGACCTGAAGTAAAACCATTTGTGCCAGGGGTTATACGTGGTAAAAAg TGGATCCCGCCGCCACCGCCGGAGAAAGTTCGAGACGCGGAAGAACAAATTACCATCGACCTCGGCGACGAATACGAACAAGCGCTCGGCACCGCCTCCCAGGAGGAAATCATCGATCTCGCTG CTATTCTCGGCTTCCACTCCATGATGAATCAGGACCAATACCACGCGTCGCTGTTGAACAAAGGTCAGCCTGTCGGCCTCGGTTGGGATGGAATCACCAAAGCTACAAAACAAAAG GTATATCCTATGGATCCTCCTAACGACGTAGATCCAGATAAAAGTATCGACAGAGTGAAAGAAAACGACCAGACGTTCCTTGATCTCAATTGGAATAACATTAAG AACATAAGCGACGAGAAGTTCGAGAAGCTGTTCGAGGCGCTGAAGACGAACACGCACCTGGAGGTGGTGTCGCTGGTCAACGTGGGGCTCAACGACCGCACGGCGGCGCTGCTGGCCGACGCGCTGCAGGCCAACACGTCGCTGCGCGTCGTCAACGTCGAGACCAACTTCATCAGCCCCGCCGGCGTCGTGCAGCTCGTGCGCGCGCTGCTCGCCACCACCTGCGTCGAGGAGTTCCGCGCCTCCAACCAG CGGTCGCAAGTGCTGGGCAACAAGACGGAGATGGAGATCACGCGGCTGGTGGAGCAGAACCCCACGCTGCTGCGGCTCGGCCTGCACCTCGAGTACAGCGACGCGCGCCACCGGGTCGCCTCGCACCTGCAGCGCAACATCGACAGAA ATTGCCGTTTGCAAAAGCGAGCGAGCGTGTCTCTAAGCTTGCGCCTGCCGCGCGGGCGGCCGCCGGCGGTGGGCGTGGACAGTAGCCTCCTCGACTTCAGCCTCACGCCGCCCAGCGCCGACACGCTGACGCCCACGAGCGACAGGAGAGTCCTCGACAAGCCGATTGTCGGGACGGATTCGTTATCCGATGACAAATCGCTCGCGGGAGCCCAGAAAGGAAATTTCGTCATGGCGGAGCCGCCAGATATTAACCCAGAGCCCCACTC TACGCCAACAACGCCGGAGCCAGAGTGGCGCTTAGAGTTGTAA